A genomic window from Ruminiclostridium cellulolyticum H10 includes:
- a CDS encoding ABC-three component system middle component 1, with amino-acid sequence MSFEEYKQGVLALNCEDNTEWINKVTCWIDKEPGYNIYIFQVIVEGENDLEKYYETITAAIATEFQINLKKTIEKWNIYLVFECKKRISEELKQKIEQDKYSTRKMVWDSLNEKELGDKDYIKDRLLYLYIDAKSPVEEIPLLEKVKSIDFNLYRAIENTDKDINTQIAIYLGGDLNGQKD; translated from the coding sequence ATGAGTTTTGAGGAGTACAAACAAGGAGTATTAGCTCTGAACTGTGAAGATAATACTGAGTGGATAAATAAGGTTACCTGTTGGATTGATAAAGAGCCAGGTTATAATATTTATATTTTTCAAGTTATTGTTGAAGGTGAAAATGACTTAGAAAAATATTATGAAACAATTACGGCAGCTATAGCAACAGAATTTCAAATTAATTTAAAAAAAACTATTGAAAAATGGAACATATATTTGGTGTTCGAATGCAAAAAGAGAATTTCAGAAGAACTAAAGCAAAAAATTGAGCAAGATAAGTATTCAACTAGAAAAATGGTTTGGGATTCTTTGAATGAAAAAGAGCTTGGAGATAAAGATTATATAAAGGATCGTTTATTATATTTATATATAGATGCAAAAAGTCCAGTTGAAGAAATCCCTTTATTGGAAAAAGTTAAAAGCATAGATTTTAATTTATATAGAGCGATTGAAAATACTGATAAGGACATAAATACCCAAATAGCTATTTATTTAGGAGGTGACTTGAATGGGCAAAAAGATTAA
- a CDS encoding ABC-three component system protein, with translation MIDKFYDQVVVKTVYKGNCGSGVLLQTENKNYSYLVTAWHCVNQEETVDLGSLTIYRQVNGSLQLLTATLQDILVISQNDLVVIKLDYLSDIPLYRTIAVSVGDIVSITGFPRAMENPQSRIKRYPLDAKIISLPGEGIIEINSERSMSTFSQNAKEIMSSFSGSGIFKIVENEIFLCGIITDLSSPEGAFDAISGVSRDCIQQKLAEKSWELLCDIEGCSFNLFKEGVIEIFEEPMNRICSVQIPIIRDNVTPNDILKRCGKKLVWPYSNANLQCKEIWEGWLLYLIFRCMEDQENLKSENYYIVNDENGVRKVKLIYVTNKTKLSDFLKDYLQNAYRDIHEGDFLIIKTNKQPATKILPSSQIDKIVTDISNVICVEREIRIDDVKSNVKRISLMHIRKLIDELEIVIEANVDEGMDSIELERRLGKRIGEMLHEF, from the coding sequence ATGATAGATAAATTTTATGATCAAGTAGTAGTCAAAACGGTATATAAAGGTAATTGTGGTTCTGGTGTATTATTACAAACAGAAAATAAGAATTACTCATATTTGGTTACTGCCTGGCATTGCGTGAATCAAGAAGAAACAGTAGATTTAGGATCACTTACGATATATAGACAAGTTAATGGAAGCCTACAACTGCTAACAGCAACGCTACAAGATATACTGGTTATTAGTCAAAATGATTTAGTTGTTATAAAATTAGATTATTTAAGTGATATTCCATTGTACCGGACTATTGCAGTATCTGTAGGAGACATAGTGTCTATTACAGGATTTCCAAGAGCGATGGAAAATCCGCAAAGTAGAATAAAAAGATACCCACTTGATGCGAAAATAATAAGTTTGCCAGGGGAGGGTATTATAGAAATTAATAGTGAACGGTCAATGAGTACATTTTCGCAGAATGCAAAGGAAATAATGTCCAGTTTTTCTGGCAGTGGAATTTTCAAAATAGTAGAAAATGAAATATTTTTATGCGGGATTATTACAGACTTGAGTTCACCTGAGGGTGCATTTGATGCTATAAGTGGGGTTTCACGGGATTGCATTCAACAAAAACTAGCAGAAAAAAGCTGGGAACTACTATGTGATATAGAAGGCTGTAGTTTTAATCTTTTTAAAGAGGGTGTTATTGAAATATTCGAAGAACCTATGAATAGAATTTGTTCAGTGCAAATACCTATTATAAGAGATAATGTTACGCCTAATGATATTTTGAAACGTTGTGGGAAGAAACTTGTATGGCCATATTCAAATGCAAACCTTCAATGTAAGGAAATTTGGGAAGGTTGGCTTCTATATTTAATTTTTAGATGCATGGAAGATCAAGAAAACTTAAAAAGCGAAAACTATTACATTGTTAATGATGAGAATGGGGTTAGGAAAGTAAAATTAATTTATGTTACTAATAAAACAAAACTTTCAGATTTCTTAAAGGACTATCTACAAAATGCATATAGAGATATACATGAAGGTGATTTTTTGATTATTAAAACCAATAAACAACCTGCAACCAAGATATTACCATCATCTCAAATTGATAAGATTGTAACTGATATTAGCAATGTGATTTGTGTAGAACGGGAAATTCGTATTGATGATGTCAAAAGTAATGTCAAAAGAATATCGCTGATGCATATTAGAAAATTAATTGATGAATTAGAGATTGTAATAGAAGCAAATGTTGATGAAGGCATGGATAGTATAGAACTAGAAAGACGATTGGGTAAACGAATAGGAGAGATGTTGCATGAGTTTTGA
- a CDS encoding ComEC/Rec2 family competence protein: MPINIRALKALYGDCIILTYGLEQNNYILIDGGIGKECYRSLKAFTDSLKKNNTNLSLLVLTHIDSDHIDGVLKIFSEKDFDFSTINKMWFNYGDFLNKELGVIRDKEKNDIFIQDETTKISWKQGTSLEKVLKQAGFQYEKVIKRFDEFDIEEAHITILSPSLEILREFNEHWMIEEERETKISAASDYDIPIEELNNLEFHENISLANKSSLAFIFEYQQKKALFLGDASAIEIEKSLSELGYSETKPLEVDICKTSHHASKHNTSNGLVKMLKCKNYIISTNLTASGRPSKECLSRIICNSEQPINFYCNYEIDFNQIFTKKELDKYGMKFITIDEKGLNLEDLHR, from the coding sequence ATGCCAATAAATATTAGAGCATTGAAGGCGCTTTACGGAGATTGTATAATTCTAACTTATGGATTAGAACAAAATAACTACATATTAATTGATGGTGGAATTGGTAAAGAATGCTATAGGAGTTTGAAGGCATTTACAGATAGTCTCAAAAAAAATAATACAAATCTTAGCCTGTTAGTTTTGACACATATTGATTCGGATCATATAGATGGTGTTTTAAAAATCTTTTCTGAAAAAGATTTTGATTTTTCTACGATAAATAAGATGTGGTTTAATTATGGCGATTTTTTAAATAAAGAGTTAGGAGTAATTAGAGATAAAGAAAAAAATGATATTTTTATTCAAGATGAGACAACTAAAATAAGTTGGAAACAAGGAACGAGTCTTGAAAAAGTTTTGAAACAAGCAGGATTTCAATACGAAAAAGTCATAAAAAGATTTGATGAGTTTGATATTGAAGAGGCTCACATAACAATACTTTCGCCGAGTTTAGAAATATTACGAGAGTTTAATGAACATTGGATGATAGAGGAAGAGCGAGAGACCAAAATCTCAGCAGCTTCGGACTATGATATTCCGATTGAAGAATTGAACAATTTGGAATTCCATGAAAATATATCATTGGCTAATAAGAGTAGCTTAGCTTTTATTTTTGAATATCAGCAAAAAAAAGCTTTGTTTTTAGGTGATGCATCAGCAATTGAAATTGAGAAGTCATTATCAGAATTGGGATATTCTGAAACAAAACCATTGGAAGTTGATATTTGCAAAACATCACATCATGCTAGTAAACATAATACAAGTAATGGATTAGTGAAAATGTTGAAATGCAAGAATTATATAATAAGTACTAATCTTACTGCTTCAGGAAGACCAAGCAAAGAATGTTTAAGTAGAATTATATGTAATTCAGAGCAACCAATTAATTTTTATTGCAATTACGAAATAGACTTTAACCAAATATTTACAAAAAAAGAACTAGATAAATATGGTATGAAATTTATAACGATAGATGAGAAAGGACTCAATCTGGAGGATTTACATAGATGA
- a CDS encoding DUF3841 domain-containing protein → MRRSGHALYGENIVRLTIEVNEKDMLLSDFDLYHYPLNYWYAPLNEDDDRKVENECLSLSSEQSIRRELLLHPTKDPKFYKTMTESWE, encoded by the coding sequence ATGAGAAGAAGTGGACATGCATTGTACGGGGAAAATATAGTAAGACTTACCATAGAGGTAAATGAAAAAGATATGCTGCTTTCAGACTTTGATCTGTATCATTATCCTTTAAACTACTGGTATGCACCTTTAAACGAAGATGACGATAGGAAGGTAGAAAATGAGTGCCTATCTTTAAGTTCTGAACAATCGATCCGCCGAGAGCTTTTGCTTCATCCAACAAAAGACCCTAAATTTTATAAGACAATGACTGAAAGTTGGGAATGA
- a CDS encoding pPIWI_RE module domain-containing protein: protein MSRTDSVKVNKFYMSPIKPENDVIRIEGIFVIKSPETLNSKIKSLMEKQYLDKSRKYYKDYRAFKPKWFTLTVALLSDPVLYARDDFYTCSGEWLYLYERIDIELFKLKFKKWCRENTDADFYEYIKDDIEGITISQENIEMSGNPHNLQKHENELMYKLLPAYLAYKISGEMDIQVPSSKKGAVSYRFYKVQNEDKSAELAAVPFRKYVDRDGKEFYWTHAVDLRVVSIPGESIPYLIIKLRTARFAYKKPYASNKRLKALIYKNIGKGFEIYELGLKMDQAKWKWKYNIADGINDNLIEKIFDWQDTIVAEPNKFMSNDDLGAGIIYGSHIKGKGHKIRTGTTEKDREYISEGILKAIRNHLNNTNIEVPEFITLDNIAKEIDTKAKTQKAEFRFEQIPAELVITAFYRNDAWLEYLKDALVELFDLKIFKHDKYGIFKAKAAHFDKSSSTLFVTHKEDKKEVTKKIILNPVKMQNSNGEFIISESIDCYTSFLNYLDTYVTEGSDIRASLFELEDEEYFDHDEWIDPKSTIRNVFAVKNTLTQFISLEEGEYINRQEKSENELKEYKANMHKYINGIKDLFRQLGILGKSVPQMDQEPILIGLWYMSKLKHSFDFSSSCEEIPYKILIPILTIIEDNIIKIAVFSESVYKDHRRMGDNFEVKWLPYKDGLVKIANMASIFDELNGDYCEKLKQQFIVNAIRSVKESNPERQLILFSNAQNVRTHLKDLSNTRIGSGKLNIGIEKNSDSIFDDVVNIRILTEADEVPAWVNLEDDYSLSLHTLKKGVFRLNNRVYYSVQSKSDAHKNNLVIKEDKPNETNNRQAAIEIAVYNCNEDDVPPYVDLTDKLRSASSPIQFSTALNLPIPVHMAKKAEEYLVAYYDDYFLKQHLIKEKAKEVAKANNIR, encoded by the coding sequence ATGTCTAGAACGGATAGTGTTAAAGTAAATAAATTCTATATGTCTCCGATAAAGCCAGAAAATGATGTTATTCGCATTGAAGGAATTTTTGTTATCAAATCACCAGAAACACTGAATAGTAAAATTAAAAGTTTAATGGAAAAACAATATCTTGATAAAAGTAGAAAATACTATAAGGACTATAGAGCCTTCAAGCCCAAGTGGTTTACGCTTACAGTGGCCTTGTTGTCGGATCCTGTTTTATATGCAAGAGACGACTTTTATACGTGCTCAGGGGAATGGTTATATTTATATGAACGGATAGATATTGAACTATTCAAACTAAAATTTAAAAAATGGTGTCGAGAAAATACGGATGCTGATTTTTATGAATATATCAAGGACGATATAGAGGGCATAACAATATCCCAGGAGAATATAGAGATGTCCGGTAATCCACATAACCTACAAAAACATGAAAACGAACTTATGTATAAACTACTTCCGGCCTACCTTGCATATAAAATCAGTGGTGAAATGGATATCCAGGTACCTTCATCAAAAAAAGGAGCAGTAAGCTATCGCTTTTATAAGGTGCAAAATGAGGACAAGTCTGCTGAACTAGCAGCAGTTCCATTTAGAAAATATGTTGATAGAGATGGAAAAGAATTTTATTGGACACATGCAGTTGATTTAAGGGTGGTATCTATACCAGGTGAGAGTATTCCGTATTTGATTATTAAATTGAGAACTGCCAGATTTGCGTACAAGAAGCCTTATGCAAGTAATAAAAGATTAAAAGCCCTTATATACAAAAATATTGGTAAAGGATTTGAAATATATGAATTGGGTCTAAAAATGGATCAGGCAAAATGGAAATGGAAATACAACATAGCTGATGGTATAAACGACAATTTGATTGAAAAGATATTTGATTGGCAGGATACTATTGTGGCTGAACCTAATAAATTTATGTCTAATGATGATTTGGGGGCAGGAATTATTTACGGTTCACACATCAAGGGCAAAGGTCATAAAATCAGGACAGGGACAACAGAAAAAGATAGAGAGTATATCAGTGAAGGAATTTTAAAAGCTATCAGAAACCACCTAAATAATACAAATATTGAGGTGCCAGAATTTATAACTCTCGATAATATAGCAAAGGAAATTGACACTAAGGCAAAGACCCAAAAGGCTGAATTCAGATTTGAACAAATACCGGCTGAATTAGTGATTACAGCTTTCTACAGGAACGATGCGTGGCTTGAATATTTAAAGGATGCATTAGTTGAATTGTTTGATTTAAAGATCTTCAAACATGATAAATACGGAATATTTAAGGCAAAGGCAGCACATTTTGATAAATCCAGTAGTACCTTGTTTGTAACTCATAAAGAAGACAAGAAAGAAGTTACTAAAAAAATAATTCTAAACCCAGTGAAGATGCAAAACAGCAACGGTGAGTTTATTATCTCTGAGTCTATTGATTGCTATACTTCTTTTCTAAACTATTTAGACACATATGTTACAGAGGGTTCCGATATACGGGCATCCTTATTTGAACTTGAAGATGAAGAATACTTTGATCATGATGAATGGATAGATCCCAAAAGTACTATAAGGAATGTCTTTGCTGTTAAGAATACCTTAACGCAGTTTATATCATTGGAAGAGGGAGAGTACATAAATCGCCAAGAGAAATCTGAGAACGAGTTGAAAGAATACAAGGCAAATATGCACAAATACATCAATGGTATTAAGGATCTTTTCAGACAATTGGGGATATTGGGAAAGTCAGTGCCTCAAATGGATCAAGAACCTATTTTGATAGGCCTTTGGTATATGTCAAAGCTCAAACATTCATTTGACTTCAGTAGTAGCTGCGAAGAAATACCATATAAAATATTAATCCCAATATTAACAATTATTGAAGATAATATTATTAAAATTGCAGTTTTTTCAGAAAGCGTATATAAAGACCATCGAAGGATGGGAGATAATTTTGAAGTCAAGTGGCTTCCTTATAAGGATGGCCTGGTCAAGATTGCAAATATGGCTTCAATATTCGATGAGCTAAATGGTGATTATTGCGAGAAGTTGAAACAACAGTTTATTGTAAATGCCATCAGGAGTGTTAAAGAAAGTAATCCAGAAAGACAATTAATTCTTTTTTCAAACGCTCAAAATGTTAGGACACATTTAAAGGACTTATCGAATACGAGGATAGGTTCTGGAAAGCTTAATATAGGCATTGAGAAAAATAGTGACTCTATATTTGATGATGTTGTAAATATCAGAATTTTAACTGAAGCTGATGAGGTTCCAGCCTGGGTTAATTTAGAGGATGACTATTCTTTGTCTTTACATACTTTAAAGAAAGGTGTTTTCAGGTTGAATAACAGGGTGTATTACAGCGTTCAAAGCAAAAGTGATGCACATAAGAACAACTTGGTTATAAAAGAAGACAAGCCAAATGAAACAAATAACAGGCAGGCAGCTATTGAAATTGCAGTATACAACTGCAATGAGGATGATGTACCTCCTTATGTTGATTTGACGGATAAATTACGTTCTGCATCTTCACCGATTCAGTTTTCTACCGCTTTAAATTTACCCATACCTGTACATATGGCTAAGAAGGCTGAAGAATATTTGGTTGCTTATTATGATGACTATTTTTTAAAGCAGCATTTAATCAAAGAAAAAGCAAAAGAGGTAGCAAAGGCTAACAATATTAGATAA